The window TTGATAGGGTTAGCATGGACCATGCAAGTTCTCAAGAACGCACAACAAGTTGCTATTTCGCGTGCGAGATACGTTAACTTTGCGCATGGAGAAGATATGGACGCTTGGAGTGCGTTACACGTCACTGTGAAGCACTTGATTGGTAGCATCTGCATTGGCTCGACGCTTGTTCCAACCATTGTACTCATCAGAGGATCGATCAGAAGCGTTAATCTGATGTCGGGGAGCAACGACGAGGTCATGTATTCAGGTGCTGACTGCTTCTCCACCCTCGCCAACAAGGTGGTTACGTGTGGAAACAGATGGGGCTTTGTGCATGTGGGAACGTATGACAAAGGGTTCGTGGAGGCTTCGAGTGATACGTGGAAGAAGTTCAGAAGTGTAAACGGGTTAGAGAAAGTGATTGATTCGGATCTCACTAGCTCATTGTGCTTCCTCAGTGCGGTTTCTGTTGGATCAGTGTCTTCGTTGACCGCAGGGATATGGATGTTGTTGATACACAAGGACTATGCTCTTGAAGTGACACTATATGCTTTCATTATTGGATATTTTACGGTAAGATGAatagaaaataatcaaaatgaGTTATTAGACAAAGTAGCTTATGttgtgtgtttttattttcaggGCAGGGTAGGTTTGGCGTGGCTACAAGCGTGTGTCTCGGCTTACTATGTAGCTTACTCTGAAGATCCTCATAGCATGCGGTTTGATGGTACGATTCCACAGTGTATTCAGCGTCTTCAGATGTTAAGGGCTCACAGAGATAACAGGGAGAGGGAGAGACAAGAGAGTGATGAGTCTCCATGAGATTCATTACAAACATGTAAAGAAAAACAAGGATTAGtacttttatttgtttctttttcaagACCGTAGATTCTATTGATAGTAAAGTTAGATTCAACATGTTCATATGCCAAAGAACTCCAGTTAAAGATTGAAGGTGGATAATTGTTTCTCCTTACCTCGCAAAAAGTTACATTTTATAAGTAGTGATCCGTTTTCAGCTAAGAGATTGCACAATATGTGATGGCGTTATTAGTGTGTTAAGTGACCACACCTAGTCCTGAGCCTCAAGTCGAAGTGCCTACCTAAACTTGAACGGAAAAAGCCAACGATCCAAACCGTTATACAAAATACCCGAACGAGACTTATGAATTTGGATACAATCCATCGAACCAAAATCCGAATTAGGATccgaaaatatctaaaattagctaaaaataataaggttttttaaatatttaaggtaatttaaatgttttatagtattctattttttttttgttattttgaatgcTTTTTAGTTACTTTAGGCaattaactaattttaattagatttgtgaataatttttatttttgagtttttttgtcaaatttttaagtttaaaaaatatgtttggaCGATTTTAAATATTGGTTACAATTCTATCTGAACCATTCGAAAGAAACCAAATTTAACTTAGCATGATCCTACTATATAATAGCAGCTAAATTGTGACTTTTTAAGCTATGCCACATAGGCACAAATATTCTTATCCAACCAAACTGCCATGTCATTTTGGACTGGGCttggattttaaaaaaatttatcagCTTTGCAGCCCTTTTGACCCATCGTGCAGCTGTCTCGATCCCGTTTCGCAGTCCAGCCCATTTGCCCAGCCCTTTGTCGATTCTATTTCATTCGCAGGCCCAGCCCATTTTTTATACATATAGCAAGTTTATTGTTCTATATATGATTCTTAGTATTTGAATataacatataacatataaatctaataatattaaaatatattttgtttttgttaagggTAGTAGAACATCTGACCTGAAAACTGaagaactaaaatataaaaaatgaaaattatatgatATTCATAAAACTTTCCATCTGCtttgtcttaaaaaaaaaataattacgtTACTAACATTGCATGATGTTACGTACAAACTTTTCTTAGCTTTTATTTTGTAGTTTTATGATAATTACAATAGTATACAAAATGagaatgaataatatatatagaaattatgtCGTTAGTTATTGAAActactttgaaaattttaaatatttattttttattttatacaattttaaatctaaatctcAAATCCCCACCGTTAATTATAACCCTAAATAACCACATCACactaaaatatttcattttactaaatttaataagtaaaatgacactaataccctagatatattaaaaactaCATTGAAAGTGGAATAAGCCTATATTGAAAATGGGTGCCCCTTTCATGCTTCTAAGGAATTTAAATCAAAAGAAAGGGTTATGCAATGGAACATGTCTGATTGTTCTTTACCTAGGTGAGCATGTTATTAGAGGTGAAATAGTTACAGGCTCTCATATTGGACATAAAGTGGACCTTCCAAGAATCATACTATCGGAATCATTAACTAAACATCCATTCACCCTTGAAAGGCGACAATTTCCAATCAGGTTATGTTACGCAATGACAATTAACAAAAGTTAGGGCCAGAGTTTGAAATGTGTCTTATTGTATTTGCCAcaacccgttttcatccatggacAGCTCTATGTTGGTCTTTACCGAGTTATTACCCAGTCAGACCTCAAAATTATACAAGGAAAAAATCAAAAGATATGAAAGGTTAAAAACATAGTCTACAAAGAAATATACGACGGTCTACCTCGCTCccctaaaaaatattattttgcaacACAATTCACAACACAATCCAAAAATACTAAATTCCTTTCTCTCTTCCCCAGAATCACGATCAGATGCTCACCCAGAACAGATTCCTCGAAATCACGAACAAATTTCTATACCATAAGATGCAAGTAACCAGTAAGTCTGTCGACCAAAACTCTCCGAACTCAATAATGAATCTGTACTAACaaaattcttttataataatAGGCCCGCTCGCCATAGAAAATGCCATCTCTACAAGACCATTCACAATATACTTCGCAGACATCGTCTACgtcttatcttatttttattccTTTTCGTTAGCTACCAAACTCTATTCCCTTTGCACAATTACTTATTTATACTGTCAAACTATTTAGTTTTGAACTGTGTGAACTGGATAACGTTCCCTTTGGATTGGAATGGATTGCGTTTACACAGGTACtaacattttattaaataatatttgttttaagcaataaatatataatacaataattttttgtagATCCAAAATGGTACGTCTAACCATATGGGACAACGAGGCGGCTAATTTCAGAGAGTTAAATCGCATATCTACCAAGAAAAACCAAatcgtaatcatcacaagtatcattccaaggttacatgaaggtaataaactaaacaaaaagtttatgtcaaacTAAATGCTTACAAATATTATACTTATACAGGAaaactatcactcacaaccACATCAGGATCACACTTTTACTTTGACACCGACATTGATATCATACAACGCTTCTAAAAGACGAATAAACTGCTATCCTAAGCCTGATAGCAAACGACACCACTCAATACTCAAAAATACTCTTTTCTCCTATGAAATTTGATTGCTCAACAcaatatattattcaaacttacttttgtttagaaaagaaaaactgatCGCCGCATCACATTCAAACAAAAACTCTATGGTTAAATCTACGACACACAAAATTAACAAACACTTTCTTAAACTAAAAACtactaatcaaaaatataaattttcttaatttgaacatgttatccgcgcgtagcgcggacaccgAATCTAGTAACTAATAAAATCGAAATGAAACTTATGAGCACAataccaaaaattcaaaaatccgAATCAAACTCAACCGAATCTGCCGGGCACCCGAACGGCCCAGCCCACGCCTGCAACAATATGTGACCATCTAGTAAGGCATTTAGACCGGACCGGTATAAACCCGGTCAACATTAATGTTAAAATCAATTTGGTACAGTAACCGGTTTGGTTTAAAATCGCGACACAAGACTCGCTAGTCGCCACGACTGAAAACAACAGTCACAGAGACAGACAGCTCCCGCGTCTGGCAAAGAACGGataaagtctctctctctctctctctctatcgttccgtgtgaagaagaagaagaagatgctgACGAGTCCAAGCAACGCGCTTCACAGTACACCACACTTCTTCCCTATTCGCCGGAGCAAGCTCTGCCGTTCCCGGAATTTCCACTCCGGCGGAGGAAAACTCTGCTCGCTCTCTCTCCTCCCCGCGAGTAGATTCAGCGTGAGAGCTCTAGTTAGACCAGATGTTGTCTCCGAGGACGGTGGTGGTGACTCTGGAGCTCTGTCTTTTCCTAACCACATTTCTGTCAAAATCCCTTTCGGAAACAGAGAGGTAAAGCTGTAACCTTTGGCTTCTTCTGTTAGATGTTTTGAATTGGTTTTGTTAAAGTGATAGACTTTATAGTGTTTGAGACCCTTTGGGAAGCAAAGGTCGATGCTTTTGATTGTATAGTGAAGCCttaagttgttttttttaatgtattatgTAGATTTTAGTTGAGACTGGTTTGATGGGGAGACAAGCAAGCTCTTCAGTTACTGTTACAGATGGAGAAACTGTAAGTCAAATGCCAAAGCTTTAAACtcttttcattatttttgtttattttgtagtCTTCTGTTTAGCTTCGATAATATTGGTTGTGGTCTACTTGTGACTGTAGATTGTCTGCACATCAGTTTGTGTAGCTGATGTCCCTAGTGAGCCATCAGATTTTCTTCCCCTTTATGTTCACTATCAGGAACGCTTCTCAGCTGTTGGTC is drawn from Brassica rapa cultivar Chiifu-401-42 chromosome A05, CAAS_Brap_v3.01, whole genome shotgun sequence and contains these coding sequences:
- the LOC103855176 gene encoding protein PNS1, with the protein product MATPARNNHASSVQIQEPRTRSPLPPSPIAFKEQQGRPPPTTQQTITGKLFRNLFKGLLFSQLTLTSLLVIVLTIRGLILASSHHFHPKKWYPPLLASVAVSGVASLTWQCIFIYNPSRAVRATFWLSPILTCSVGILLVLIGSAVDAGVGAVFVLFAITQSLYGCWITPRLEYTDKILSLSTAFPPPRTREVVTLSIVISVVYSGFLVTGIGGAASTRTNLDLLFISVILIGLAWTMQVLKNAQQVAISRARYVNFAHGEDMDAWSALHVTVKHLIGSICIGSTLVPTIVLIRGSIRSVNLMSGSNDEVMYSGADCFSTLANKVVTCGNRWGFVHVGTYDKGFVEASSDTWKKFRSVNGLEKVIDSDLTSSLCFLSAVSVGSVSSLTAGIWMLLIHKDYALEVTLYAFIIGYFTGRVGLAWLQACVSAYYVAYSEDPHSMRFDGTIPQCIQRLQMLRAHRDNRERERQESDESP